The Glycine soja cultivar W05 chromosome 6, ASM419377v2, whole genome shotgun sequence genome has a window encoding:
- the LOC114414661 gene encoding zinc finger BED domain-containing protein DAYSLEEPER-like encodes MIKYLGNLSGLNILLLIAVVFDQRYKMEYVNWSINQIFYPSKATNLKEKVEFCLKSLFEEYNGPNGGSLSGSQKTSFNEDGNDDPYSWNQFLQSTGCKSNAKSELDKYLEESVETSSDLDVLNWWKLNSNRFPILANIAREMLAIPVSAVATEYVFNVGGRVLDPYRSSLTPKMLEAHVCLQNWLKGTPFSLFSNEDFEELLKIEQDMVSQQDAAHSAS; translated from the exons atgattaagtACTTGGGAAATCTCAGTGGTCTAAACATATTATTGTTAATTGCTGTTGTGTTTGATCAACGATACAAAATGGAATATGTAAATTGGTCGATCAACCAGATTTTTTATCCTAGCAAGGCAACTAATTTGAAAGAGAAGGTTGAATTTTGTTTGAAGTCACTTTTTGAAGAATATAATGGTCCAAATGGAGGGTCTTTGAGTGGATCACAAAAAACATCATTTAACGAAGATGGCAATGATGATCCATATAGTTGGAATCAATTTTTACAATCAACTGGGTGCAAATCAAATGCCAAATCTGAGCTTGATAAATATTTGGAGGAATCCGTAGAGACCTCTTCAGATTTGGATGTCTTAAATTGGTGGAAGCTCAATTCAAACCGATTTCCTATCCTTGCAAACATTGCTAGAGAGATGTTGGCCATACCAGTCTCCGCTGTAGCCACAGAATATGTATTTAATGTCGGAGGAAGGGTGCTTGATCCTTATCGTAGTTCCTTGACACCTAAAATGTTGGAAGCACATGTCTGCTTACAAAATTGGCTAAAAGGAACTCCTTTctcattattttcaaatgaagaTTTTGAGGAGCTTTTAAAAATTGAGCAAG aCATGGTTTCCCAACAAGATGCTGCTCATTCAGCCTCTTAG